GGTCCTCCTGCTGCAGCGACACGATCTTCTGCTGCATCGTGCGGATCAGTTCCAGACCGGTCCGGTCTCCGACGTGCGCCAGCCGGGGATAGGTGTGCCCTCCGAAGTTGCGTTGGCTGATCCGGCCGTCCTCGGTGCGGTCGAACAGCGCGCCGTACGTCTCCAGCTCCCACACGCGGTCGGGAGCCTCTTTGGCGTGCAGCTCCGCCATCCGCCAGTTGTTGAGGAACTTCCCGCCTCGCATGGTGTCGCGGAAGTGCACCTGCCAGGAGTCGTTCGAGTTGACGTTGCCCATCGCCGCGGCACATCCGCCCTCCGCCATGACGGTATGCGCCTTGCCGAACAACGACTTGCACACCACCGCGACGGAGAGTCCCCGCTGCCGCGCCTCGATCACGGCCCGCAGGCCCGCACCGCCGGCACCGATCACCACCACGTCGTAGCTGTGCCGTTCGACCTCGGTCATGGAAAGTTGGCCACCTTCGGTTGTTCGCCGTACCGCGCCGGAGCGCACGGCTGTGTTCGGAATTCAGTTGAACAGGCGCAGGTCGGGGATCGTGTCCGTCGACACCAGCCACACGTAGAGGTCGGTGAGGACGAGCGTGCCCAAGGTGATCCAGGCGAACTGCATGTGCCGGACGTTGAGCTTGCTGACCTGCGTCCAGATCCAGTAGCGGACGGGATGCTTCGAGAAGTGCTTCAGTCTTCCGCCCGTGACGTGTCGACACGAGTGGCACGACAGCGTGTAGCACCAGAGGAAGAACACGTTGACCAGGAGGATGATGTTGCCGAGGCCGATCCCGAAGCCTCGCTGCCCGTCGAACGCCACGACGGCGTCGTACGTGTTGATCACCGTGATGACGAAGGCGACGTAGAAGAAGTACCGGTGCACGTTCTGCACGATGAGCGGCAGCCGGGTCTCACCCGTGTACCGCGCGTGGGGTTCGGCCACCGCACAGGCGGGAGGCGCGAACCACACCGAACGGTAGTAGGCCTTGCGGTAGTAGTAGCAGGTGATCCGGAACAGCAGCAGGAACGGCAAGGACAAAAACGCCAGCGGGATGAAGCTCGGCAGCTCGCCGATCGGTGTGCCGAAGTGGCTCGACCCCGGCACGCAGGACTCGCTCAGGCACGGCGAGTAGAACGGCGTCAGGTAGTGGTACTCGGCGTCCCAGTAGCCCTCGCGCATGAACGAACGAATGGTCGCGTAGACGACGAACGCCGTCAGGCCGAGCGTGGTGAACAGCGGGGAAAGCCACCACCGGTCGGTGCGCAGGGTGCGGCTCGCCAAGGCCGCGCGCGTCCGTACGGGCCCGGCCCCCGCTTCGGCACCGGGGTTCGTGGTCTCGCTCCTGTGCGGATGATCAGTGCTGGTCACGTTGATAACCACCCACGCCCTCGTCGTCGGCTCCCTTCCACAACGCGGGGTCGTACGGGGTGTCGGGAATCTTCACGATGTCGTGCCGAGGTCGGGACGCCTGCGCCGGTACGGGCGGCGCCTGCGCGAGTTCCTCGGCGTCGATGTCCAGCCGGTCGATGTCGTTGGTGATCCGGCGCAGGGCGGGAGACTCGCCGTAGCGGGATCGGAGCCCGCCGACGCACTGCCTGAGCTGGCCGATGACCCGTCGCAGCTCCGTCATCTCGGCACTGGACATGCTCACCCTCCGAATTCGTTGTCCGCGTCCGACACCGGTAGGGCCGACTCTGCACCTCGGTACGTCAATGTGACAAGTAGCACACCCCGACCGTTTGACGTGAGCAAGATCACTCTAAATTGCGGTCTGGATCGATTTTGTGGCCCTGGTGCTGGGCTGTATCGTGCAAGCTGCCACACAGTCGCGACGCCATCGCCGCCGTCTCGTCTCTTCAGTTGCTCACCCTGAGTAACCAGTTCGTGTGCCGCTCGCCCGCCGTAATCGACCGGAGAACATGCCGTTGAGCCTTCATCCCGTCATCGCCGACGTCACCCAGCGCATCGCCGAACGCAGCGCCGAGACACGACGGACCTACCTCGCTCGTGTCGAGAGCGCCGCCGCCGAAGGCCCCGCTCGCGCGGCACTGGGGTGCAGCAACCTCGCACACGGCTTCGCGGCCTGCTCGGGCCCCGATCTCCTCGCCGTCAAGGAAGCCCGCAAGCCCGGCATCGCCATCGTGTCGGCCTACAACGACCTGCTCTCGGCACACCAGCCGTTCCACGAGTTCCCCGCGTGGATCAAGGACGCCGCCAGGGAGGCGGGTGGCGTCGCCCAGTTCGCCGGAGGCGTGCCCGCGATGTGCGACGGCATCACGCAAGGCCGTACGGGCATGGAGCTGTCCCTGTTCAGCCGGGACGTCATCGCGATGGCCACCGGCATCGCGCTCTCCCACGAGATGTTCGACGGCACGCTCCTGCTCGGCGTCTGCGACAAGATCGTGCCGGGGCTGCTCATCGGCGCCCTCGCCTTCGGACACCTTCCCGCCATGCTGGTCCCCGCGGGCCCCATGACCTCGGGCCTGCCGAACAGGGAGAAGGCCCGCATCCGGCAGTTGTACGCCGAGGGCAAGGCCACTCGGGAGGACCTCCTCGACGCCGAAGCCGCCGCGTACCACTCCCCCGGCACCTGCACCTTCTACGGCACCGCCAACTCCAACCAGCTCGTGGTCGAGGTGATGGGGCTCCACCTGCCCGGAGCCACCTTCGTCCACCCCGGCACGCCACTGCGCAAGGCGCTCACCGAGCAGGCCGCCCGCCGCATCGTGGAGATCACGCGCGGCGGGAAGGAGTACACCCCGCTCGCACGCGTCGTCGACGAGCGCAGCATCGTGAACGGGATCGTCGCCCTGCTGGCCACCGGCGGCTCGCAGAACCACACCCTGCACCTGCCCGCCGTCGCCGCCGCGGCGGGGATCAAGCTGACGTGGGACGACTTCGCCGACCTGTCGGCGGTCGTGCCGTTGCTCGCGAACGTCTACCCCAACGGCAGCGCGGACATCAACCACTTCCACGCCGCGGGTGGCGTCCAGGTGCTCGTCGGAACCCTCCTCGACGCGGGTCTGCTGCACCCCGACGTCGAGACCGTCGCCGGGCCGGGACTCCACCGGTACCGCGAGGAGCCGATCCTGGACGACGGCAAGCTGATCTGGCGCGAGGTGCCCACGGCCACGCTCGACGACACCGTGCTCCGCACCGCCGACAACCCCTTCGCCCCCGAGGGCGGCCTGCGCATGGTCTCGGGCAACCTCGGACGCGCCGTCATCAAGGTGTCGGCCGTGGCGCCGGAGAACCGCGTCGTGCAGGCGCCCGCGCGCGTCTTCTCCTCGCAGGCCGACTTCACCCGAGCGTTCCGGGCCGGGGAACTCGACCGCGACGTCGTCGTGGTGATACGCAACCAGGGGCCTCGCGCAAAGGGAATGCCGGAGCTCCACGCGCTGATCCCCGCGCTCGGCGTGCTCATGGACCGCGGTCACCGCGTCGCCCTCGTCACCGACGGCCGCATGTCCGGCGCCTCGGGCAAGGTCCCGGCCGCCATCCACGTGACGCCGGAAGCCGCCGTCGGCGGTCCTCTGTCCAAGGTGGAGGACGGCGACGTCGTGCGCCTCGACGCCGACGCCGGGGAACTGGACGTGCTCGTGGAGGCGAGCACACTGGCACAGCGCCGACCCGCCGAGCCTCCGGCTCCGGAGGAGTGGTGGGGCAACGGACGCGAGCTCTTCACCGCCCTGCGCAGTACCGTGGGACCCGCCGACCTCGGCGGTAGCGTCTTCGGCGACCCCGCCCCCTGGGCCATCACCACCGAGAAGCCGGTCGACGTGAAAGGACACGCATGAACGCCGACACCCTGCTGACCCTTTCCCCCGTCCTGCCCGTGGTGGTGTTGCCCGACGCGGACCAGGCCGTCCCCGTGGCCAGAGCCTTGCACGCGGGCGGTGTCCGCGTGGTGGAGATGACCCTGCGCACCGATGCCGCGCTGGAGGCCATCCGCCGAGTGACCGCCGAGGTTCCCGAGGTGGTGGTCGGCGCCGGCACCGTGATCACCCCGGAACAGGCACGGGCGGCGGCGGACGCGGGCGCGGCGTTCCTCGTGACTCCCGGCACCACCGACGCCCTGCTCGACGCCGTGGTCGCCACCGGACTTCCGGTGCTGCCCGGCGCCTCCACCGTCTCCGAGGCCATGCGGTTGGCCGAGCGCGGCTTCGACCGACTGAAGTTCTTCCCCGCCGAGGCCAGCGGTGGCGTCGCGGCCCTGTCGGCCATCGCAGGGCCCTTGCCGCACTTGCGGTTCTGCCCCACCGGAGGCATCACCGCCGAGAGCGCTCCGCGCTACCTGGCGCTTCCCAACGTGGGATGCGTCGGGGGTTCCTGGCTGACGCCGAAGGACGCGCTCGCGGCGCGGGACTACGCGCGCATTGAGACACTGGCCAAGGAGGCCACCGCTCTCGGAACGGAGGCCGGGACGGCGACGACGTAGCGGGCACGGCGGGCTCCACCCGTCGTGGAGGGAGGTCTGCCGGAAGCATGTCGTGGGACTGGTTCACCTCCGACGAGTACTGGATTTCGCGGCTGGTCTTCCAGAAGATGCTGGCCGCGCTGTACCTGGTGGCGTTCCTCAGCGCCGTGAACCAGTTCCGCCCGCTGCTCGGCGAGCGGGGGCTGCTGCCCGTTCCGGAATTCCTGGCACGCGTGAACTTCCGCCGCGCGCCGAGCCTGTTCCACCTGCACTACTCCGACCGGTTCTTCGCCGCGGTGGCGGTGACCGGCGTCGTCGTGTCGGCCGCGTTGGTGGCCGGGGTGGCGGACCTGCTGCCCGTATGGGGATGTCTGCTGCTGTGGGCAGTGCCGTGGGTGCTGTACTTGTCGATCGTCAACGTCGGACAGACCTGGTACGCGTTCGGCTGGGAATCGTTACTGCTGGAGACGGGTTTCCTGGCGATCTTCCTCGGGCCGGCGCACACGGGTGTGCCCACGCTGGTGCTCTGGCTGCTGCTGTGGTTGCTGTTCCGACTGGAATTCGGCGCCGGGCTGATCAAGATGCGGGGCGATCGGTGCTGGCGTGAGCTGACCTGCCTGTACTACCACCACGAGACCCAGCCGCTGCCCGGCCCGTTGAGTTGGTACTTCCACCATCTGCCGCGGTGGATGCACCGCGTGGAGGCGGCGGCCAACCACGTGGCACAGCTCGTGGTTCCGTTCGTGCTCTTCGCGCCCCAACCCGCGGCGAGTGTCGCGGCGGGCGTCGTGATCGTCACCCAGGGCTGGCTGGTGCTCAGCGGCAACTTCTCCTGGCTGAATGCTCTCACCATCACGCTCGCCGTCCCCGCTCTCGACGGCGAGCTGCTGGGCGTGTCGCCTCCGGAGGAGCTCGCCACGCCGCCGGTGTGGTACGGAGCCCTCGTGATCGCCGTGACGGCCGGGGTCGCGGTGTTGAGCTACTGGCCCGTGAAGAACCTGCTCGGCAAGGGCCAGTTGATGAACTACAGCTTCAACCAGTTCCACCTCGTCAACACCTACGGCGCCTTCGGCAGCGTCACCCGCGACCGGTACGAGGTGATCATCGAGGGTACCGACGAGGAGACCATCGGCCCGGAAACCGTGTGGCGCGAATACGAGTTCAAGGGCAAACCGGGCGATCCGTACCGACGTCCGCGGCAGGTCGCGCCGTACCACCTACGGCTGGACTGGCTGCTGTGGTTCCTCTCGCTGTCGTCGCGATACGGGGGCCGCTGGCTTCCCGCCCTGGTCCGGAAGCTGCTCGACGGCGACCCGCAGATCCGCCGTCTGCTCCGTCACGATCCCTTCGACGGGAAGCCACCCACGCATCTCCGGGCCCGGCTGTTCCACTACCGCTTCACGACCCCGGCCGAACGAGCCGAGACCGGCGCGTGGTGGGTCAGGGAGCCCGTGGGCACGGTGGTCCGCACCTGCCGCCTCAATGCCGACGGCACTCCCGTTCCCGTGTGAGACGGTCCGGCGGGCGAGCGGCGCAATCAATCACACGTGCGGAAAGTACGGACACCCGTGCGTGAAGTGCGGCCACGCGTACCGGAACTGCGGACACGCGGTCAGGGGTCCACGTCATCGAGGAAGGTCGGTTCCGCTCCCACTTCGCGGAGTTCCTCGCGGACGACCCGGTATGACAGGCCCTGCGGGTATCCCTTACGAGCCAACATACCGAGCAGCCGACGCGTGGCCTTCTGCTCGTCGAGGCCGGCCATGGTCCGCAATTTCTTGCGCACCAGTTCCCGAGCCCGCTGTTCCTCGGCATCGGAGTCGATCGCCCCGGCGGCCTCGGCCGCGACCTCCGGGTCGACCCCTTTGCGCTTCAACTCGGCGACCAACGCCTTGCGCGCGAGACCCCGGTGAGTGTGCCGCGAGCGCACCCACATCTCGGCGAACGCGGCATCGTCCACCAGCCCCGCATCGTCGAGCTTGCCGAGCAACCTCTCGCCGATGTCGTCGGCGAAGCCCTTCCGGCGCAACGCCTGACGCAGCTCGTCCTTGGTACGCGGCCGCGCGGCCAGGAGGTCGAAGCAGAACTCCTTGGCCTTGCGCCACGCCTCCTCGGGCGGCAGGTTGTGCATCGACGCGCCGGTTTCGTCAGAAGTCGACCGGAGCGGGAGCGCTGTCCTCACCCTCCTCGGCCCCGATGCCGAGCTTTTCCTTGATCTTCTTCTCGATCTCGTTGGCGACGTCCGGGTTCTCGCGCAGGAACCGCCGGGCGTTCTCCTTGCCCTGACCGAGCTGGTCGCCCTCGTAGGTGTACCAGGCGCCCGACTTACGGACGATGCCCTGGTCGACACCCATGTCGATCAAGGAACCCTCACGCGAGACACCGATTCCGTACAGGATGTCGAACTCGGCCTGCTTGAACGGCGGCGCGACCTTGTTCTTGACGACCTTGACCCTGGTGCGGTTACCGACCGGCTCACCGCCGTCCTTCAACGTCTCGATCCGGCGCACGTCGAGGCGGACGGAGGCGTAGAACTTCAGCGCCTTACCACCGGTGGTGGTCTCGGGGCTGCCGAACATGACGCCGACCTTCTCGCGGAGCTGGTTGATGAAGATCGCCGTGGTGCCCGAGTTGTGGAGGGCACCGGTGATCTTCCGCAGCGCCTGGCTCATCAGGCGTGCCTGAAGACCCACGTGGGAGTCGCCCATCTCACCCTCGATCTCGGCCCTGGGCACGAGAGCGGCCACGGAGTCGATGACCAGGATGTCGAGCGCGCCCGAGCGGATCAGCATGTCGGCGATCTCCAGCGCCTGCTCACCGGTGTCGGGCTGGGACACCAGCAGGGCGTCGGTGTCGACCCCCAGCGCCTTGGCGTACTCGGGGTCGAGCGCGTGCTCGGCGTCGATGAAGGCCGCGATACCTCCCGCCTTCTGCGCGTTGGCCACGGCGTGCAGCGCGACCGTCGTCTTACCCGACGACTCCGGGCCGTAGATCTCCACGATGCGGCCTCGTGGCAGGCCCCCGATACCCAGCGCGATGTCCAGCGCGATGGCTCCCGTCGGGATGACCTCGACCGGCGGCCTGGTGTTCTCACCGAGGCGCATCACCGATCCCTTGCCGAACTGCTTGTCGATCTGGGCAAGGGCCAAATCGAGCGCTTTGCCCTTGTCCGGTGCTGCTGGCATGGAATCCACCTCATTGGCTGTTCATCGGGGCCCGCAGATGCGCTGTCGGGAGTCCGCGGGATGTCTGTTGTTCGAGTCCGACGTTACGGGCCGGGTCTGACAGTTCGCGGCCGCGCCGGGTGGTTGTCCACAGCCGGACCTCGTTGTGGACAACCACGATAGCCGAACACGTGTTCGACGTCGAAACGACACGCCTCCGCTACCGTCGTTCGACGGGGATGTCGAACTCCGCGCACACCGCCCGCCAGATCTCCTTGGCCGGAACGCCGTCGTCGAGAGCCTGGTCGACGGTCCGGCCCCCGAGTCCGCTGAGCACGTGGTCGGAGGCCAGCGTCGCCGCACGCACCTGGCCGAACTCCTCGGCCATGAGTCGCCGGAACACCGTAATTCGCATCGGCTCCAGCGTAGTCATCCCCGCGGTACGCCCGAAGGACCGTAGGGTGGTCCCATGGTGTTGTCGCAGGGCTTCTCCGATCTCCAGTCCACTGCGCTCACGCTGGCGTCGATCGCCGTGGTCGGCAGCTCACTGGTCGTGCTGATCATCAGCGTGCTCCGCAACCGGAGGAAGTGACCCGAGCTCACTCGCCCGGTTGCACGGTGTTCTCGAAGTAGTCCGCCATCGCGTTCGCCGAGGTGGTCTCGCCCTCTCCCGTGAGATTGACCTGGTAGACGAACCCGGCGAGCGGGCGATCGTCCACGGTGAACACCACCACCGACGAGTTGCGTCCCGCCGAGGCCGCGTAGCGGCCGGACAGTCCGTTGCCCTGCCACTCCGCCTGCACCTGCTCGCCCCCACCCGTGCGGGTCAGTAGTCCGTCGAGGTACTGCTCGATGGCGCCTTCCGACGCGGAATGCAGGTAGGTGATCTGCGCTCCGGGCAGGCCGGGAGCCGAGCAGGTCACCGTGACGCCGAGTTCCTCCTCGTTCGCCGCGGCCGCGGGGCCCGTACCGGTGCCCGGCGCGCAGTTGTTGTCCCGAGGCACGGTGCCCGCGAGCTGGCGCATGCACCCGGTGAACCCCTGCTCGTCGGGTGTCCCCGGCTGTCCGCATTCCGACGCCGCGTACGTCTCGGCCGAGGAGGACGGCCAGAACAGCCACGTCGCCACGCCCCCGAGCACGGCCACGGCACCGACGGCCACGGCCGCGATCAGCCCGGTGCGCTTCTTCGTGCCGCCGGTCTTCGGCACCGAGGGGAAGTTGGCGGGCGCGGTCCCCGTGGAGCCGAGAGGCGTCCCCGAGGTCGGCTGCGGCCCGGTGGTCGGATAGGTCGCGGGGTACTGCTGCTGCGGTGCGGGCTGGGCCGGCACCGCCCCGGCGGGAGGCGAGTAGGGACCCGTCAGGTTCGGCGTCGGGGCGGGCGCGACCGTCGCGGGGGCCGACTGTGCCCCCACCACGTCGCCGTCGACCTGCTGCGTCCGCATGCTGAGGCCGTCGGGGCCCACGTGGTGCGCGCCGAACGCCACGGCCGTCTCGGGCTGGTCGAGACTCGACGGCACCACGCCGAGCTTCTCGGCCAACAAGCTGCCCACGAGCGGCAACCTGCTCGACCCCCCGACGAGGTAGATCCCGGCGAGCTGGTCGGGGGTCAGTCCCGCCGAGCGCACCGTGCGCGCGAGCAACTCGACGCTGCGCAGCATCATGGGCCGCACCAGCGCTTCCAGCTCCGCCCTGGTCACCAGCACGTCCGAGAACGGCTCGGGCATGGGCACCTCGGTCTGCGGGAGCCGGGAGAGCGCCTCCTTCGCGGCCTTCACGTCCTCCTGCAAGGCCCTGCGGGCCCGGCGGTCGGCGGTCGACTCCGGACGCAGGAGACGCTGCCACCGCTGCGGGTCGCTGTGGGAGACCTCGCGACCGACGTGCACGAGCAGGGCCTGGTCGACGTCCAGGCCACCGAGGTCGGGAAGACCGTCCTCGGCCAGTACCGTGAAGCCGTTCTGGGTGGCTCCGAGCACCGCGACGTCGAACGTGCCCGCGCCCAAGTCGTAGACGGCGAGCGTCTGCCCCGGCGCGAGTCCCTTGCCGGGGAAGGACGCGAAGTGCGCCGCCGCGGCGACGGGCTCGGGCACCAGCGTGATCGCGTTGCCCATGCCGGCGAGTCGAGCCGCGGACAACAGGACGTTGCGCCGCACGGGGCCCCACTGGGCGGGGTGGGTCAGGCGCACCTCCTCGGGCGGCTCACCCCCGAGCTGCCGCACGGTCTCGTCCAGCACACGGCGCAGCACGGCGGCGAGCGCCTCGTTCACGGGCACCACGTCGGTGCCGAGCAGGAGGGTCTGCTCGTCCACCCTGCGCTTGGGGTTCGGCTCGAAACGGGTGGGATCGAGCCGCGCGCGACGTTCGGCGTCCCTGCCGACCACGAGGCCACCCTCTTCCTCGGCGAACACGGCCGAAGGCATCGTGGCCGAGCCGTCGACGTCGATGACCCTGGGTGGTCGCCCGTGTGCGGAGAGGACGGCCACGGTGTTCGACGTACCGAGATCGACGGACAGAATCCCCACCAGTTCTCCCTTGTCGAGTTCCCGAGAAACCGCGGTGATGCTTTCACGTCGGGCGACGACGCGGGGACGCACCCGGCAGTTCCGGCCGCTCGACGAACGACGCGAGGCCGAACTGTCGGGGTGGCACGCATGATGGAGATGTGCCCGACGACGTCCGCCCAGCCGTACTGGAATTGTTCTCGCCCGCCACCCGGCAGTGGTTCGAGGGCGCGTTCGCCGCGCCCACGGCCGCTCAGGAGGGGGCGTGGCGGGCGGCCGAGGCGGGCGAACACGCGCTGGTGGTCGCACCCACCGGCTCCGGCAAGACGCTGGCCGCGTTCCTGTGGGCACTCGACCGGCTGGTCACGTCGGCACCACCCACGCGGGAGCGACGCTGCCGAGTGCTGTACGTCTCCCCGCTCAAGGCGCTCGCCGTGGACGTCCAGCGCAACCTCCGAGCACCACTGGCCGGTATCTCGCAGGCCTCCCGCAGGCTGGGGCTGGAGGCCCCCGACATCACGGTGGGCACTCGCACGGGCGACACCACGCCCGCCGAACGCCGCGCGTTCGCGCGCACCCCGCCCGACATCCTGGTGACCACGCCGGAATCGCTGTTCCTGCTGTTGACGTCCGCGGCGCGCGAAGCCCTGCGCGGTGTCGAGACCGTGATCGTCGACGAGGTACACGCCGTCGCGGGCAGCAAGCGCGGCGCACACCTCGCGTTGTCCTTGGAACGGCTCGACGACCTGCTCGAACGCCCCGCGCAGCGCATCGGGCTCTCGGCCACGGTGCGTCCCGTCGACGAGGTGGGCACGTTCCTCACCGGTGGCAGGCCCGTCCGTCTCGTCCAGCCCCCGGCGAGCAAGACGATCGAGGTGCGGGTCGAGGTCCCCGTCGAGGACATGGGTGAACTCGACGCCCCACCCACGCGGGAGGAACCGGCCTCGCTGCCCTCGGAGGCGGACCCGGAGGGCGCTCCGGACGTACCCGAGCGGGCCGGACGGGCGTCGATCTGGCCCGCCGTGGAGGCACGAGTGCTCGACCTCGTGCGCGCACACCGTTCCACCATCGTCTTCGCCAACTCGCGCCGCCTCGCCGAACGACTCACCGCGCGGCTCAACGAACTGGCCGCCGAGCAGGCGGAACTGGACACCGAACTCACGAGCGCGGCCACCTCCCGCTTCCCCGCCGAGGCCGCCGGCCAGTCGGGAGTCACCCCGCCCCGTCCGGCGGAGGCCCCGGTGGTGGCGAGGGCGCACCACGGCTCGATGTCGCGGGAGCAGCGCAGAAACGTCGAGGAGGAGCTGAAGTCGGGGCGGCTGCCGTGCGTGGTGGCGACCTCGTCGCTGGAACTGGGCATCGACATGGGCGCGGTGGACCTCGTGATCCAGGTGGAGGCACCGCCCACGGTGGCGTCGGGCCTGCAACGCGTCGGACGGGCGGGCCATCATGTCGGCGCCGTGTCCACGGGCGTGGTGTTCCCCAAGTTCCGCGGCGATCTCGTCTCGTGCGCCGTCGTGGCCGAGCGTATGGCCGAGGGCGCCATCGAGGCCGTGCGGTATCCCCGCAACCCCCTCGACGTGCTGGCCCAGCACGTCGTGGCGATGGTGGCCGTGGAGCCTCGCACGGTGGACGACGTGGCGGCGACCGTGCGCAGGGCGGCGCCGTTCGCGGCCCTGCCCGACGACGCGCTGCACGCCGTGCTGGACATGCTCGCGGGCCGGTACCCGAGTGAGGAGTTCGGCGAACTGCGTGCCCGGATCACGTGGGACCGGGTCACGGGGGTACTGCGAGGCCGACCGGGAGCGCAACGACTGGCCGTCACCTCGGGCGGCACGATCCCCGACCGCGGGTTGTTCACGGTGATGACACCGGGCGACGGCGAACGGCCGGGCTCGCGTGTGGGGGAACTCGACGAGGAGATGGTGTACGAGTCCCGTGTCGGCGACACGGTACTTCTGGGCACGTCGTCCTGGCGGATCACCGACATCACCCACGACCGGG
The window above is part of the Saccharomonospora glauca K62 genome. Proteins encoded here:
- the eda gene encoding bifunctional 4-hydroxy-2-oxoglutarate aldolase/2-dehydro-3-deoxy-phosphogluconate aldolase, whose protein sequence is MNADTLLTLSPVLPVVVLPDADQAVPVARALHAGGVRVVEMTLRTDAALEAIRRVTAEVPEVVVGAGTVITPEQARAAADAGAAFLVTPGTTDALLDAVVATGLPVLPGASTVSEAMRLAERGFDRLKFFPAEASGGVAALSAIAGPLPHLRFCPTGGITAESAPRYLALPNVGCVGGSWLTPKDALAARDYARIETLAKEATALGTEAGTATT
- a CDS encoding Hsp70 family protein codes for the protein MGILSVDLGTSNTVAVLSAHGRPPRVIDVDGSATMPSAVFAEEEGGLVVGRDAERRARLDPTRFEPNPKRRVDEQTLLLGTDVVPVNEALAAVLRRVLDETVRQLGGEPPEEVRLTHPAQWGPVRRNVLLSAARLAGMGNAITLVPEPVAAAAHFASFPGKGLAPGQTLAVYDLGAGTFDVAVLGATQNGFTVLAEDGLPDLGGLDVDQALLVHVGREVSHSDPQRWQRLLRPESTADRRARRALQEDVKAAKEALSRLPQTEVPMPEPFSDVLVTRAELEALVRPMMLRSVELLARTVRSAGLTPDQLAGIYLVGGSSRLPLVGSLLAEKLGVVPSSLDQPETAVAFGAHHVGPDGLSMRTQQVDGDVVGAQSAPATVAPAPTPNLTGPYSPPAGAVPAQPAPQQQYPATYPTTGPQPTSGTPLGSTGTAPANFPSVPKTGGTKKRTGLIAAVAVGAVAVLGGVATWLFWPSSSAETYAASECGQPGTPDEQGFTGCMRQLAGTVPRDNNCAPGTGTGPAAAANEEELGVTVTCSAPGLPGAQITYLHSASEGAIEQYLDGLLTRTGGGEQVQAEWQGNGLSGRYAASAGRNSSVVVFTVDDRPLAGFVYQVNLTGEGETTSANAMADYFENTVQPGE
- a CDS encoding lipase maturation factor family protein; this translates as MSWDWFTSDEYWISRLVFQKMLAALYLVAFLSAVNQFRPLLGERGLLPVPEFLARVNFRRAPSLFHLHYSDRFFAAVAVTGVVVSAALVAGVADLLPVWGCLLLWAVPWVLYLSIVNVGQTWYAFGWESLLLETGFLAIFLGPAHTGVPTLVLWLLLWLLFRLEFGAGLIKMRGDRCWRELTCLYYHHETQPLPGPLSWYFHHLPRWMHRVEAAANHVAQLVVPFVLFAPQPAASVAAGVVIVTQGWLVLSGNFSWLNALTITLAVPALDGELLGVSPPEELATPPVWYGALVIAVTAGVAVLSYWPVKNLLGKGQLMNYSFNQFHLVNTYGAFGSVTRDRYEVIIEGTDEETIGPETVWREYEFKGKPGDPYRRPRQVAPYHLRLDWLLWFLSLSSRYGGRWLPALVRKLLDGDPQIRRLLRHDPFDGKPPTHLRARLFHYRFTTPAERAETGAWWVREPVGTVVRTCRLNADGTPVPV
- a CDS encoding DUF3046 domain-containing protein — its product is MRITVFRRLMAEEFGQVRAATLASDHVLSGLGGRTVDQALDDGVPAKEIWRAVCAEFDIPVERR
- the edd gene encoding phosphogluconate dehydratase, encoding MPLSLHPVIADVTQRIAERSAETRRTYLARVESAAAEGPARAALGCSNLAHGFAACSGPDLLAVKEARKPGIAIVSAYNDLLSAHQPFHEFPAWIKDAAREAGGVAQFAGGVPAMCDGITQGRTGMELSLFSRDVIAMATGIALSHEMFDGTLLLGVCDKIVPGLLIGALAFGHLPAMLVPAGPMTSGLPNREKARIRQLYAEGKATREDLLDAEAAAYHSPGTCTFYGTANSNQLVVEVMGLHLPGATFVHPGTPLRKALTEQAARRIVEITRGGKEYTPLARVVDERSIVNGIVALLATGGSQNHTLHLPAVAAAAGIKLTWDDFADLSAVVPLLANVYPNGSADINHFHAAGGVQVLVGTLLDAGLLHPDVETVAGPGLHRYREEPILDDGKLIWREVPTATLDDTVLRTADNPFAPEGGLRMVSGNLGRAVIKVSAVAPENRVVQAPARVFSSQADFTRAFRAGELDRDVVVVIRNQGPRAKGMPELHALIPALGVLMDRGHRVALVTDGRMSGASGKVPAAIHVTPEAAVGGPLSKVEDGDVVRLDADAGELDVLVEASTLAQRRPAEPPAPEEWWGNGRELFTALRSTVGPADLGGSVFGDPAPWAITTEKPVDVKGHA
- a CDS encoding regulatory protein RecX, which translates into the protein MHNLPPEEAWRKAKEFCFDLLAARPRTKDELRQALRRKGFADDIGERLLGKLDDAGLVDDAAFAEMWVRSRHTHRGLARKALVAELKRKGVDPEVAAEAAGAIDSDAEEQRARELVRKKLRTMAGLDEQKATRRLLGMLARKGYPQGLSYRVVREELREVGAEPTFLDDVDP
- the recA gene encoding recombinase RecA translates to MPAAPDKGKALDLALAQIDKQFGKGSVMRLGENTRPPVEVIPTGAIALDIALGIGGLPRGRIVEIYGPESSGKTTVALHAVANAQKAGGIAAFIDAEHALDPEYAKALGVDTDALLVSQPDTGEQALEIADMLIRSGALDILVIDSVAALVPRAEIEGEMGDSHVGLQARLMSQALRKITGALHNSGTTAIFINQLREKVGVMFGSPETTTGGKALKFYASVRLDVRRIETLKDGGEPVGNRTRVKVVKNKVAPPFKQAEFDILYGIGVSREGSLIDMGVDQGIVRKSGAWYTYEGDQLGQGKENARRFLRENPDVANEIEKKIKEKLGIGAEEGEDSAPAPVDF